The following proteins come from a genomic window of Nostoc sp. TCL26-01:
- a CDS encoding S8 family serine peptidase, with protein MTKKLSWIILGLSATCLSMPVLAAVQTSLGSSGIDAFRLHRSPYNLLGRKIAIGQVEIGRPGMFGWDKAVSKNRAVSLAAVFLRNGPAKSNNGVDPHAYNVAGVMVSQDKGLPGVAPAARLYSSAVGSTKNMGQPEECISAQHIALQNGGDVRAINFSFGEPLNRDPRPDAVLDGNALLTLCVDWSSRVHDVLYAIAGNQGKGGIPIPTDNFNGVNVAFSSRKGEMFNKVDVSNLAGTNQGVSGRLAGREFNVGGRRAVSIVAPGSNITLLNPDGKLNKVTGTSFAAPHVTATVALLQEFGDRQLRTKKPNWSVDSRRHQVMKAVLLNSAEKIQDSGNGLRLGMTRTLIDKQNLDWLASDAYQNPKIPLDAQMGAGHLNAFRAYQQFSAGQWQPTAAIPAMGWDYRQVDVGKSVDYGLAKPLKQGSFVAITLSWDRLVELNDTNSNQQFDVGEKFSDRGLNNLDLYLVKSDANSIETAAVCASISEIDSVEHIFCPVPANGNYKIRVQFRQRVNEATQPYALAWWTVPVN; from the coding sequence ATGACTAAAAAACTCAGCTGGATAATTTTGGGATTAAGTGCTACTTGCTTGAGTATGCCTGTGTTGGCTGCTGTACAAACTTCTTTAGGAAGTAGTGGTATTGATGCTTTTAGGTTACATCGATCGCCTTATAATTTACTCGGTCGCAAGATTGCCATTGGTCAGGTAGAAATAGGCCGTCCGGGGATGTTTGGTTGGGATAAAGCTGTGTCGAAAAACCGTGCTGTCTCACTGGCGGCGGTTTTTTTACGCAATGGCCCGGCTAAGTCTAATAATGGTGTTGACCCTCATGCTTATAATGTTGCTGGTGTGATGGTCAGTCAAGACAAGGGTTTACCTGGGGTTGCACCGGCGGCGAGATTATATTCGTCGGCGGTGGGTTCTACGAAAAATATGGGTCAACCAGAAGAGTGTATTTCAGCTCAACACATTGCCTTACAAAATGGTGGTGATGTGCGGGCGATTAACTTTAGTTTTGGTGAACCTCTCAACCGTGACCCCAGACCAGATGCAGTTCTAGATGGTAATGCTTTACTAACCCTGTGTGTTGATTGGTCTAGTCGGGTTCATGATGTGTTGTATGCGATCGCAGGCAATCAGGGTAAAGGGGGTATACCCATCCCTACAGATAATTTTAACGGAGTTAACGTCGCTTTTTCGTCTCGCAAAGGAGAGATGTTTAATAAAGTTGACGTTTCCAACTTGGCTGGGACTAATCAAGGTGTGAGTGGGCGCTTGGCTGGTAGGGAATTTAATGTGGGTGGTCGGCGTGCTGTGAGTATTGTTGCGCCTGGGAGTAATATTACTTTGCTCAACCCCGATGGCAAATTGAATAAAGTGACGGGGACTAGTTTTGCTGCACCTCATGTGACCGCAACGGTGGCTTTGCTACAAGAATTTGGCGATAGACAATTACGCACCAAAAAACCTAATTGGAGTGTTGATAGTCGTCGTCATCAAGTGATGAAAGCCGTTTTACTCAATTCTGCCGAAAAAATTCAAGATAGCGGTAATGGTTTGCGTTTGGGTATGACGCGGACATTAATTGATAAACAAAATCTCGATTGGTTAGCTTCTGATGCTTATCAAAACCCAAAAATTCCCCTCGATGCCCAAATGGGAGCAGGTCATTTAAATGCGTTTCGTGCCTATCAACAATTTAGCGCAGGTCAATGGCAACCAACAGCCGCAATTCCCGCTATGGGTTGGGATTATCGCCAAGTTGATGTGGGTAAATCTGTTGATTATGGGTTAGCAAAACCTTTAAAGCAAGGTAGTTTTGTGGCGATTACTTTAAGTTGGGATCGGTTAGTGGAACTCAATGATACTAATAGCAACCAGCAATTTGATGTGGGTGAAAAATTTAGTGATCGCGGTTTAAATAACCTCGATCTTTACCTAGTAAAATCTGATGCTAATAGTATAGAAACTGCTGCTGTTTGTGCTTCCATTAGTGAAATTGATAGTGTAGAACATATTTTTTGTCCTGTTCCTGCTAATGGCAATTACAAAATCCGTGTACAGTTTCGTCAACGAGTCAATGAAGCTACCCAACCTTATGCTCTAGCTTGGTGGACTGTTCCTGTTAATTGA
- the ssuE gene encoding NADPH-dependent FMN reductase: MTRILAIAGSPSHPSRTYSILEYTAKLLQQEGLHVDILSVRDLPAEDLVFGRYDSPALEKPKDLLAKADGVIIATPIYKAAYTGVLKTFLDLLPQKSLTGKIILPIATGGAIAHLLSVEYALKPILSELGGRHILATIYAVEKQIEKQADGSIRLDAEIEQRLHDVLQEFTKALRFSATSTQELVNAN, encoded by the coding sequence ATGACTCGTATTTTAGCGATCGCTGGTAGTCCTTCTCACCCTTCCAGAACCTACAGCATTCTAGAATATACCGCCAAACTTTTACAACAAGAAGGCTTGCACGTCGATATTTTATCTGTGCGTGATTTGCCTGCGGAAGATTTAGTGTTTGGCAGATATGATAGCCCTGCATTAGAAAAACCAAAAGACTTGCTAGCTAAAGCCGATGGTGTAATTATTGCCACCCCCATCTACAAAGCCGCTTACACAGGCGTACTCAAGACATTTTTAGACTTGTTACCACAAAAATCATTGACAGGCAAAATAATTTTACCAATAGCGACTGGTGGAGCGATCGCTCATTTATTATCAGTGGAATATGCTTTAAAACCCATCCTATCTGAATTAGGTGGGCGGCATATTCTTGCCACCATCTACGCTGTGGAAAAACAAATTGAAAAACAAGCCGATGGTAGCATCCGTCTAGATGCAGAAATTGAGCAAAGACTTCATGATGTGTTGCAAGAATTTACTAAAGCTCTAAGATTTTCTGCCACATCCACTCAAGAATTAGTTAATGCTAATTAA
- a CDS encoding MgtC/SapB family protein has protein sequence MGSMLITADDWPHIGFRLTMALVVGCMIGFNRQQGGRPAGMRTFMLVSMGAALFVMIPLQAEGDSPYAATNALSRTIQGVATGVGFLGAGLILQESSSEFTVPKVRNLTTAACVWTAAGLGAAIGCGLWQMGLIGGLLTLITLSGVKRINKTVRVNQSLAKQRNGQTIIDTSEEDDENS, from the coding sequence ATGGGGTCGATGTTGATTACTGCTGACGACTGGCCACACATAGGATTTAGATTAACAATGGCACTTGTAGTTGGTTGCATGATTGGATTTAACCGTCAGCAAGGGGGTAGGCCAGCAGGGATGAGAACATTTATGTTAGTGAGTATGGGAGCAGCTCTGTTTGTTATGATTCCTCTACAAGCTGAAGGAGATAGTCCTTATGCTGCTACCAATGCTTTGAGTCGAACAATTCAGGGTGTTGCTACTGGTGTAGGATTTCTTGGCGCAGGATTAATTTTGCAAGAATCCTCTAGTGAATTTACAGTACCTAAAGTCAGAAACTTAACTACAGCTGCTTGTGTTTGGACTGCGGCTGGATTAGGCGCAGCTATTGGTTGTGGTTTGTGGCAAATGGGATTAATCGGAGGGCTGTTAACTTTGATTACCCTCAGTGGAGTGAAGCGCATCAATAAAACAGTCAGAGTTAATCAAAGTTTAGCTAAACAGAGAAATGGTCAAACCATAATTGATACTTCTGAAGAAGATGATGAAAATAGCTAA
- a CDS encoding HEAT repeat domain-containing protein → MILDWLAVWGVTQAVGFVFKSIFEDLAKDAAKDWAKDILKSIPNNILQQLKKEDIEIAAGKALKEFLQLMQQELEDADLEDNELQKYTQPLKIFIQNQALQNILGSPFNPDCQFINSQSLSHAWCEMKLPSLPDEFDWERLAKRYLKKVKAIIRESEKLRSILDSQHLEEVKDSLQEIAGIPTNFDLLGYQEGLNEQYGNLKLDSLDTTGYAYNELKLWRMFIAQNVREIHQVLPQVHELPKEHLKRLQESNQIEDISPDEVEYYKQVYIDQPIVSVLDIINDRQNYKYIVILGDPGSGKSTLLQFLALNWAETPLGNAVATPIPLLVELRTYMRRRENNECSNFIDFFHKCSGIVHHLNQHKLSAQLKDGNALVMFDGLDEVFEPGKREDVITDIHRFTNEYPDVRVIVTSRLIGYKPQRLRDAEFRHFMLQDLELSQIQDFINRWHELTFGKQVDRLRKKERLQRAIDTSQAIAELAGNPLLLTMMAILNRNQELPRDRATLYEQASRVLLHQWDVERALVEDYRLDPKTIDYKDKQAMLRQVAYQMQTSEKGLAGNLISTGNLEKILIRYLKNIEFEQPVIVARVMINQLRTRNFMLSYLGADYYAFVHRTFLEYFCAWEFVWQFKETQTLSIQDLNYQVFGQHWQDETWHEVLRLITGMIEPRFVCEILDYLMAQNGEQAKFINLFLAAKCLAEVRNRLLVSTTATKLLQHLKGLTKYDLSYHYQPYLDEEETKIVQEIRTKAVAAVATTWKDDWETLPWLKQLATSDEHEYVRLAALQELARGFKDDPDTLSWLKQCATTDNDWIVRQAAVQELARSFKDDPDTLPIIKQRATIDDSEYVRQTAVQELARSFKSDHNTLSWLKKCTITDHSGAVRQVAVQELARGFKDSTDTLSWLKQCANADDWTIRQVAMQELARGFKDDADTLSILKQSAATDDNEYVRQAAVQELARGFKDHPDTLSILQHLTIADKYSDVRQAAVQELARSFKDDSQTIPWLKQHATINNDQYVRRTALQELARGFKDDPDTLPILKGRAVVDTYSEVRRAAVQELARGFKDDLDTLAILKQSATTDNNESVRRTAVQELARGFKDDPDTLAILKKRATADKYADVRQAALQELARGFKDDPDTLAILKKRATVDKYADVRQTALQELAKGFKDDPVIFDVFYNCAVNDPFTREYNFQRNPRQLALETIIEQYPHHPQTIQLLSDRTNHDPDEQIREFAEKKLREIVRNGTLNK, encoded by the coding sequence ATGATATTAGATTGGTTAGCTGTCTGGGGAGTAACTCAAGCTGTTGGTTTTGTTTTCAAGTCAATTTTTGAGGACTTAGCCAAGGATGCGGCGAAAGACTGGGCGAAGGATATATTAAAAAGTATACCTAATAACATTTTACAGCAACTCAAAAAAGAAGATATTGAAATTGCTGCTGGCAAAGCATTGAAAGAATTTTTGCAATTAATGCAGCAAGAATTAGAAGACGCTGACTTAGAAGATAACGAACTGCAAAAATATACCCAGCCTTTAAAGATTTTTATTCAAAATCAAGCTCTACAAAATATTCTGGGCAGTCCTTTTAACCCAGACTGCCAATTTATCAACTCTCAAAGTTTATCCCATGCTTGGTGTGAGATGAAATTGCCCAGTCTGCCTGATGAATTTGATTGGGAACGACTAGCTAAACGTTATCTTAAAAAAGTGAAGGCTATTATTCGAGAATCAGAAAAACTCCGGTCAATTCTTGATTCTCAACATTTAGAAGAAGTTAAAGATAGCTTACAAGAAATTGCGGGAATTCCCACAAATTTTGATTTATTGGGATACCAAGAAGGGTTGAATGAGCAATATGGTAATTTAAAGTTAGATAGTTTGGATACAACAGGTTATGCTTACAATGAATTAAAACTATGGCGAATGTTTATCGCCCAAAATGTGCGAGAAATTCATCAGGTTTTACCTCAAGTACATGAACTACCTAAAGAACATCTTAAACGTTTGCAAGAGAGTAACCAAATCGAAGATATTTCCCCAGATGAGGTGGAATATTACAAACAAGTTTATATTGATCAACCAATTGTTTCAGTATTAGATATTATTAATGATCGACAAAATTACAAATATATAGTGATTTTAGGAGATCCAGGTTCAGGTAAGTCTACTTTACTACAATTCTTAGCATTAAATTGGGCAGAGACACCTTTAGGAAATGCTGTTGCTACACCAATTCCTTTATTAGTTGAATTACGCACTTATATGCGTCGGCGCGAAAATAATGAATGTAGTAATTTTATTGATTTTTTTCATAAATGTAGTGGTATAGTTCACCATCTCAATCAACACAAATTGTCAGCACAACTCAAAGATGGTAATGCTTTGGTGATGTTTGATGGCTTAGATGAAGTATTTGAGCCAGGGAAAAGAGAAGATGTGATTACAGATATTCATCGCTTCACCAATGAATATCCTGATGTGCGGGTGATTGTCACTTCTCGTTTAATTGGTTATAAACCCCAAAGGTTGCGGGATGCTGAATTTCGCCATTTTATGTTGCAAGACCTAGAACTATCACAAATTCAAGACTTTATCAACCGTTGGCATGAATTAACCTTTGGTAAGCAAGTAGATAGACTCCGCAAGAAAGAGCGATTGCAACGAGCCATTGACACATCCCAAGCGATCGCTGAATTGGCCGGTAATCCCTTACTATTGACAATGATGGCTATTCTCAACCGGAATCAAGAACTTCCCAGAGATAGAGCCACCCTCTACGAACAAGCATCACGGGTATTGCTGCATCAATGGGATGTAGAACGCGCCTTGGTGGAAGACTATCGTTTAGATCCCAAAACGATTGATTATAAAGATAAGCAAGCAATGTTGCGTCAAGTTGCCTATCAGATGCAAACCAGTGAAAAAGGTTTAGCTGGTAATTTGATTAGTACTGGGAATTTAGAGAAAATTTTGATTCGTTATTTAAAGAATATTGAGTTTGAACAACCTGTGATAGTTGCCAGAGTCATGATTAATCAATTGCGGACTCGCAACTTTATGTTATCTTATCTGGGTGCAGATTACTATGCTTTTGTCCATCGAACTTTTTTAGAATATTTCTGTGCTTGGGAGTTTGTTTGGCAATTTAAAGAAACTCAAACTTTATCGATTCAGGATTTGAATTATCAAGTATTTGGTCAACACTGGCAAGATGAAACTTGGCATGAAGTCTTGCGCTTGATTACAGGCATGATTGAGCCAAGATTTGTTTGTGAAATCCTCGATTATTTAATGGCTCAAAATGGTGAGCAGGCAAAGTTTATTAACCTTTTCTTAGCCGCAAAATGTTTAGCCGAAGTCCGTAATCGTTTACTCGTTTCTACTACAGCTACTAAATTATTGCAGCACCTGAAAGGGTTAACTAAATATGACCTAAGTTACCATTACCAACCTTATTTAGATGAAGAAGAAACTAAAATAGTCCAAGAAATTCGTACCAAAGCAGTTGCGGCTGTAGCTACGACTTGGAAAGATGATTGGGAAACTCTCCCTTGGCTCAAACAACTAGCCACATCTGATGAACATGAATATGTTAGGCTGGCGGCATTACAAGAATTGGCTAGAGGCTTCAAAGATGATCCTGATACATTATCTTGGTTGAAGCAATGCGCCACCACGGATAATGATTGGATTGTTCGTCAAGCCGCAGTCCAAGAACTAGCCAGAAGTTTTAAAGATGACCCCGATACTTTACCAATTATTAAACAACGGGCGACCATTGACGATAGTGAATATGTCCGGCAAACCGCAGTCCAGGAGTTAGCTAGGAGTTTTAAATCTGACCATAATACATTATCCTGGCTGAAAAAATGTACTATCACCGACCATTCAGGTGCTGTGAGACAAGTTGCCGTGCAAGAATTAGCCAGGGGTTTTAAAGATAGTACTGACACCCTCTCTTGGCTGAAACAGTGCGCTAATGCTGATGATTGGACTATCCGCCAAGTGGCTATGCAGGAATTAGCCAGGGGTTTTAAAGATGATGCTGATACATTGTCTATTCTCAAACAAAGTGCGGCGACTGATGATAATGAATATGTGCGTCAAGCCGCAGTCCAAGAATTAGCCAGGGGTTTCAAAGATCACCCTGACACACTATCGATTCTCCAACATCTAACGATCGCTGACAAGTATTCTGATGTCCGTCAAGCCGCAGTCCAAGAATTAGCCAGGAGTTTTAAAGATGACTCTCAAACTATCCCCTGGCTAAAACAACACGCCACTATCAATAATGATCAGTATGTCCGCCGTACTGCATTACAGGAACTTGCTAGAGGCTTTAAAGATGACCCCGATACTCTACCGATTCTCAAAGGACGTGCTGTGGTGGATACCTACTCTGAGGTGCGCCGTGCGGCTGTGCAAGAATTAGCCAGGGGTTTTAAAGATGATCTTGATACATTAGCGATTCTCAAACAAAGTGCCACGACGGATAATAATGAATCTGTGCGACGGACTGCTGTGCAAGAATTAGCCAGAGGATTTAAAGATGATCCTGACACATTAGCAATTCTCAAAAAACGTGCGACAGCCGATAAATATGCAGATGTCCGTCAAGCCGCCTTACAAGAATTAGCCAGGGGATTTAAAGATGATCCTGATACATTAGCAATTCTCAAAAAACGTGCCACTGTTGATAAATACGCCGATGTCCGCCAAACTGCCTTACAAGAACTAGCCAAGGGATTTAAAGATGATCCTGTGATATTTGATGTATTTTACAATTGTGCCGTCAATGATCCCTTTACCCGTGAGTATAACTTTCAACGCAACCCCAGACAATTAGCCCTGGAAACCATCATCGAGCAGTATCCCCACCATCCCCAGACTATACAACTATTGAGCGATCGCACCAATCATGACC
- a CDS encoding serpin family protein encodes MIQQKFSGVRESFLQRRYAVSLGRRYVLAAASVVLLGVIGCSQVNGNSSAIAQPSLSQTDSPLQKKTVMPDTKFVDANNRFGFKLFSEIGLQNTPPTKNIFVSPMSIGTALAIAYNGASGSTQQAMAKTLEFQGISLPEINSNYAALNKLLSNPDANVQLNIANSLWVNQDISLRPDFIQITRDFYQAKVANIDFQNVTSVNTINDWVKDNTGGKINKIVKQIAPNEVLFLINAIYFKGKWSQEFAKSQTTTQPFYSVSGQQKQHPMMSQTGDYRYYENDQFQAVSLPYGQDGRVSLYVFLPKQKSNLQVFQQNLNAENWEKWMSQFNKRKGSIKLPRFQTDYEITLNDALKTLGMAEAFTNKADFSGIGKNIAISEVKHKAFVEVNEEGTEASAATSVGFRATFARQPQTPFKMIVDRPFFCAIRDNQTKSILFMGAIVEP; translated from the coding sequence ATGATTCAGCAGAAGTTCAGTGGGGTGAGAGAAAGTTTCTTACAAAGACGTTATGCTGTTAGCCTGGGAAGACGTTACGTTTTAGCAGCAGCTAGCGTTGTTTTACTTGGTGTAATCGGATGCTCTCAAGTTAATGGTAATTCTAGTGCGATCGCCCAGCCTAGTCTATCTCAAACAGACTCACCATTGCAAAAAAAAACAGTGATGCCGGATACTAAATTCGTTGATGCTAACAATAGATTTGGCTTCAAGCTGTTTTCCGAAATTGGGCTACAAAACACTCCACCAACCAAAAACATTTTTGTTTCACCTATGAGTATTGGTACAGCACTAGCCATAGCTTACAATGGCGCTAGTGGCTCTACCCAACAAGCAATGGCTAAAACCCTTGAGTTTCAGGGTATCAGTCTACCAGAAATCAACTCAAATTACGCTGCATTAAATAAGTTGCTCTCAAACCCAGATGCTAATGTCCAACTGAATATTGCTAACTCACTGTGGGTAAATCAAGATATTAGCTTGCGTCCTGATTTTATCCAAATAACCCGTGATTTCTATCAAGCCAAAGTGGCAAACATAGATTTTCAAAATGTCACATCTGTCAATACCATCAACGATTGGGTAAAAGACAATACTGGCGGTAAAATCAACAAGATTGTCAAACAAATTGCCCCCAACGAGGTGCTATTTTTAATTAATGCCATATATTTTAAAGGTAAATGGAGTCAAGAATTTGCTAAATCCCAAACAACTACACAGCCATTTTATTCGGTATCTGGGCAACAAAAACAACACCCAATGATGTCCCAAACGGGTGATTATAGATATTATGAAAATGACCAATTTCAGGCTGTGAGTTTGCCATATGGTCAAGATGGTAGAGTTAGCTTATATGTATTTCTGCCCAAACAAAAATCTAACCTCCAAGTCTTTCAGCAAAACTTAAATGCCGAGAATTGGGAAAAGTGGATGTCTCAATTTAATAAGCGTAAAGGCTCCATCAAATTACCCCGATTTCAGACAGATTACGAAATTACACTCAACGATGCGCTGAAAACATTAGGTATGGCGGAGGCTTTTACTAACAAAGCCGATTTTTCTGGTATAGGGAAAAATATTGCCATTAGTGAAGTTAAGCATAAAGCATTTGTAGAAGTAAACGAAGAAGGCACAGAAGCCAGTGCAGCTACCTCTGTAGGCTTTAGAGCTACATTCGCAAGACAGCCACAAACACCATTTAAAATGATTGTTGACCGCCCATTTTTCTGTGCAATTCGTGACAATCAAACTAAAAGTATTTTGTTCATGGGTGCAATTGTAGAGCCATGA